The following proteins are co-located in the Trichomycterus rosablanca isolate fTriRos1 chromosome 14, fTriRos1.hap1, whole genome shotgun sequence genome:
- the mkks gene encoding McKusick-Kaufman/Bardet-Biedl syndromes putative chaperonin → MSRVCVKKASLCTSEPLVNPDVCRKVALLCSMFSSCYGPCGRFKLIHNSVGGVGTTTTTSSVLLTSVTFSDPLLRLVSAAVMKQTARFSDCGLFTGLVCISLVENAMSLGLKPAVASRVYSHLSEECTRFLRSDDCGCRTEISFNSVQSLLMLVHSVITSKPASMLRADEAQHVTHLTVQAFLQSIPCASSKETRVGKTLAVTMAGQEVKRSAVFPGILVDVPVPESAALEDLRPGPYKVVLFSASLSGDLSERSEALNVRVEDDPEYLVLDLLLKLGDQVVRDEVGVFVCQKVIHPALQTYLKENGLVVIERLGLALMEPLAQITGAVILPSLCSSVPAEAYGRVSGLHVHRWGSKTLLQLLPHGEPLFSTMVLCHRNETMLDELKVTCQRAEHVLRLALQEPYALLGGGCTETLLLAHIKHTSELKAAEASSALKCSRSEFLLGVEAFCSSLQSVALSLHRSGRHVLVDLTHAHCWVTEVDTQSHTSVPNSCCCGLLKERLDQDKIALNTPLKTFNGFFSPASITTTNSRPRLLDSFTAKLNALSVAVETASLVLGVKYIITDVN, encoded by the exons ATGTCTCGCGTTTGCGTTAAAAAAGCGTCCTTGTGCACCTCAGAGCCTCTTGTGAACCCTGACGTTTGCCGGAAGGTGGCGCTGTTGTGCAGCATGTTCTCCTCCTGTTACGGTCCGTGTGGCAGGTTCAAACTGATTCATAACAGTGTCGGTGGGGTcggcaccaccaccaccacctcatCAGTGCTTCTCACATCAGTCACTTTCTCAGATCCGCTCCTCAGACTGGTGTCTGCAGCCGTGATGAAGCAAACAGCGAGATTCAGTGACTGCGGTTTATTTACAG GACTCGTTTGTATAAGTCTTGTTGAAAATGCGATGAGTCTCGGACTGAAACCCGCCGTGGCGAGTCGAGTGTACAGTCACTTATCTGAAGAGTGCACCAGGTTCCTCCGTTCAGATGATTGTGGATGCAGAACTGAGATCAGCTTTAACAGCGTTCAGTCACTGCTGATGTTAGTTCACAGCGTGATCACCAGTAAACCAGCATCAATGCTCAGAGCTGATGAAGCTCAACACGTCACCCACCTGACCGTGCAGGCCTTCCTTCAGTCCATCCCATGTGCTTCATCCAAGGAGACACGGGTGGGAAAGACACTCGCAGTGACGATGGCAGGACAGGAAGTGAAGCGCTCTGCTGTGTTTCCAGGAATATTAGTGGACGTTCCCGTTCCGGAGTCTGCAGCTCTGGAGGATCTCAGACCCGGTCCGTATAAAGTCGTGTTATTCAGCGCGTCACTTTCAGGTGATCTTTCTGAACGTTCTGAAGCTCTGAATGTTCGAGTGGAAGATGATCCAGAATATCTGGTCCTGGATCTTCTGTTGAAGCTGGGAGATCAGGTGGTCAGGGATGAGGTGggagtgtttgtgtgtcagAAGGTGATTCACCCGGCGCTTCAGACCTACCTGAAGGAAAACGGACTGGTGGTCATCGAGAGGCTCGGACTCGCCCTCATGGAGCCGCTCGCTCAAATAACAG GTGCCGTGATTTTACCGTCTCTCTGCTCCTCAGTTCCAGCTGAAGCGTACGGGCGTGTATCAGGACTCCACGTCCACCGCTGGGGGTCTAAAACGCTGCTACAGCTGCTTCCTCACGGGGAGCCCTTATTTAGCACCATGGTTCTCTGTCACAGGAACGAAACCATGCTAGACGAGCTCAAG GTTACGTGTCAGAGAGCAGAACACGTCCTGAGACTCGCTCTTCAGGAGCCGTACGCACTGTTAGGTGGAGGCTGTACGGAGACGCTGCTGTTGGCTCACATTAAACACACG AGTGAGTTGAAGGCTGCAGAAGCTTCCTCGGCTCTGAAGTGCTCACGGTCCGAGTTCCTTCTTGGCGTCGAGGCGTTTTGCAGCTCCCTGCAGTCCGTGGCTCTTTCCTTACATCGCAGTGGACGTCACGTCCTCGTGGACCTGACCCACGCTCACTGCTGGGTCACAGAAGTGGACACGCAGTCCCACACCAGCGTTCCGAACTCCTGCTGCTGCGGACTCCTGAAGGAACGGCTAGATCAGGACAAGATCGCTTTAAATACTCCGTTAAAGACATTTAATGGCTTTTTCTCACCAGCGTCCATCACGACCACAAACTCTCGACCCAGACTGTTGGACTCGTTCACTGCTAAGCTAAACGCTCTGAGTGTTGCAGTAGAAACGGCGAGTCTCGTGCTCGGTGTGAAATATATCATCACTGATGTGAACTAA